The Corynebacterium pseudopelargi genome contains a region encoding:
- a CDS encoding metal-sulfur cluster assembly factor — MSDNAQEQQPQRPEQSEADLAKAADVEEYLRDVIDPELGINVVDLGLVYDIWMENETHAHVNMTLTSPACPLTDVLEDQAQQAVVGNGVAESLTLNWVWMPPWGPHMITEEGREQLRALGFSV, encoded by the coding sequence GTGAGCGATAACGCACAAGAACAACAACCGCAACGCCCCGAGCAGTCTGAGGCCGATCTGGCTAAGGCAGCGGATGTAGAAGAATACCTCCGCGACGTGATTGACCCAGAGCTCGGCATCAACGTGGTAGACCTCGGTCTGGTCTACGACATTTGGATGGAAAACGAGACGCACGCGCACGTGAACATGACGCTTACCTCTCCGGCTTGTCCTCTTACCGATGTGTTAGAAGACCAAGCGCAGCAAGCAGTCGTGGGCAATGGTGTAGCAGAGTCCCTGACCCTGAACTGGGTGTGGATGCCACCGTGGGGTCCGCACATGATCACCGAGGAAGGCCGCGAGCAGCTTCGAGCCCTCGGATTCTCGGTATAG
- a CDS encoding ABC-F family ATP-binding cassette domain-containing protein, which produces MIVTNDLEVRVGARTLLHAPGQHLRVQPGDRIGLVGRNGAGKTTTMRILSGETEPYAGTVIRSGEIGYLPQDSREGNIEQTARDRVLSARGLDQIVQSMERQQEIMETTEQPSKRDAAIRKYSRLEERYHALGGYEASSEAARICDNLGLPARILDQKLSTLSGGQRRRVELAQILFAASAGSGKSQVTLLLDEPTNHLDADSITWLRHFLTKHEGGLIMISHDVELLDAVCNKVWFLDAVRAEADVYNMSFSKYKDARATDEARRRRERANAEKKAAALKDQAARLGAKATKAAAAKQMLARAERMMGSLDEVRQQDRVAHIQFPTPAPCGKTPLHAKGLTKMYGSLEVFAGVDLAIDKGSRVVVLGFNGAGKTTLLKLLAGVERTDGEGGIVTGHGLKIGYFAQEHDTIDPEKSVWQNTIEACPEAGEQDLRGLLGAFMFSGEQLDQPAGTLSGGEKTRLALAALVSSRANVLLLDEPTNNLDPVSREQVLDALRSYQGAVVLVTHDPGAVRALEPERVIVLPDGDEDLWNDEYMEIVELA; this is translated from the coding sequence GTGATTGTGACCAATGATCTGGAAGTGCGCGTTGGCGCTCGAACCTTGCTGCATGCCCCTGGCCAACATCTTCGGGTCCAGCCAGGAGATCGCATCGGGCTTGTGGGGCGCAATGGTGCTGGCAAAACCACCACCATGCGTATCCTTTCTGGCGAGACCGAACCCTATGCGGGCACTGTGATCCGAAGTGGCGAGATTGGTTATCTGCCGCAGGATTCCAGGGAAGGCAATATCGAGCAGACTGCCCGCGACAGGGTGTTATCTGCCCGTGGCTTAGATCAGATCGTGCAATCCATGGAACGCCAACAAGAGATCATGGAAACAACCGAGCAGCCCAGCAAGCGAGACGCGGCTATTCGCAAATACTCGCGTTTAGAGGAGCGCTACCACGCCCTCGGCGGCTATGAGGCTTCCTCCGAGGCCGCTCGCATCTGCGATAACCTCGGGCTTCCTGCCCGCATCCTCGACCAAAAACTCAGCACTCTTTCTGGTGGTCAGCGTCGCCGAGTGGAGTTGGCACAGATCCTGTTTGCCGCCAGCGCAGGTTCGGGAAAGTCGCAAGTAACCTTGCTTCTCGACGAACCAACGAACCACCTTGATGCTGATTCGATCACCTGGTTGCGCCATTTTCTTACTAAGCATGAAGGTGGCCTGATCATGATCTCGCACGACGTGGAACTGCTTGATGCCGTGTGCAATAAGGTGTGGTTCTTAGACGCGGTGCGTGCAGAGGCTGATGTGTACAACATGAGCTTTTCCAAATACAAAGACGCCCGCGCCACGGATGAGGCTCGGCGTAGGCGTGAGCGCGCCAATGCCGAAAAGAAGGCCGCGGCCTTAAAGGATCAAGCCGCACGCTTGGGTGCAAAGGCCACCAAGGCTGCTGCAGCAAAACAGATGCTGGCTCGCGCTGAGCGCATGATGGGCTCATTAGATGAGGTGCGCCAACAAGATCGCGTGGCCCATATCCAATTCCCCACGCCGGCACCCTGTGGCAAAACACCGCTGCACGCCAAGGGTCTGACCAAAATGTATGGCTCCCTCGAAGTATTCGCTGGCGTCGACCTTGCCATTGATAAAGGATCCAGGGTGGTCGTGCTTGGATTTAATGGCGCAGGTAAAACCACCTTGCTCAAATTGCTCGCCGGGGTAGAGCGCACCGATGGTGAAGGCGGGATCGTTACTGGCCATGGGCTCAAGATCGGCTACTTTGCCCAGGAGCACGACACCATTGATCCTGAAAAATCGGTGTGGCAAAACACCATTGAGGCCTGCCCAGAAGCAGGGGAGCAAGACCTGCGAGGCCTACTCGGTGCCTTCATGTTCTCTGGAGAACAGCTCGACCAACCTGCCGGCACGTTATCCGGTGGTGAGAAAACTCGCCTTGCCCTAGCCGCGCTCGTGTCCTCGCGCGCCAATGTGTTATTGCTTGACGAGCCAACCAATAACCTAGATCCAGTCTCGCGAGAACAAGTACTCGACGCACTCCGAAGCTATCAAGGCGCCGTGGTGCTGGTAACCCACGATCCTGGGGCAGTGCGTGCCTTAGAACCAGAACGAGTCATCGTGCTCCCAGATGGCGATGAGGACTTGTGGAATGACGAGTACATGGAGATTGTCGAGCTCGCCTAA
- a CDS encoding peptide MFS transporter, translating into MRSDTHEPDPSAAHSANERQFFGHPWGLANLSGVEMWERFSFYGLQALLAYYLYYSVADGGLGMQESTALSIVGAYGGLVYLTSVAGAWVADRILSAERTLFYSAILVMCGHISLAILPGFVGVAIGLVCIAVGSGGLKTTSQVVLGQLYDREDPRRDGGFSIYYMGVNIGGLLGPLITNALWGWKGFHWGFGAAALMMAIGLIQYILMRKQTIKDAGHEVANPLPKSKYLPVFIGAAVVILGFVMLFVSGVLHVNQLSNITALIALLIAVGLWVEMYRSDLVTADERSRLIGFIPMFIAGVLFFSIFQQQFTVLAVYSDQRLNRNLFGWEVPPGMVQSINPLFIIIFAGVFASMWTKLGNRQPTYGVKFALALMVSGLTMLIFLPFAGGEANSTPFWVLALILFLLTMAELLLSPVGNSMATRLAPAAFPTRMFALWMLSVSLGTALSGSLAAFYDPNDAGAERAYFMALCAGAAGVGLIMFLMRGWINRKFIDVH; encoded by the coding sequence GTGCGCTCCGATACACATGAACCTGACCCATCGGCAGCACATTCTGCCAACGAGCGTCAGTTTTTCGGTCATCCTTGGGGTCTAGCGAACCTTTCCGGCGTAGAGATGTGGGAGCGTTTCAGCTTCTACGGCCTTCAGGCACTCTTGGCCTACTACCTGTATTACTCAGTGGCCGATGGCGGCCTGGGCATGCAGGAATCGACGGCCTTGTCCATCGTCGGCGCCTACGGCGGTCTGGTGTACCTCACCAGCGTTGCCGGCGCCTGGGTGGCAGACCGCATCCTCTCGGCAGAACGCACCCTGTTCTATTCCGCCATCTTGGTCATGTGCGGTCACATCAGCCTGGCTATTTTGCCGGGCTTTGTTGGCGTAGCAATCGGTCTGGTGTGCATTGCCGTGGGCTCAGGTGGCCTCAAGACCACCTCGCAGGTGGTGCTCGGCCAGCTCTATGATCGCGAGGATCCTCGCCGTGATGGCGGTTTTTCCATCTACTACATGGGCGTGAATATCGGCGGCCTGCTCGGCCCGCTGATCACCAACGCCTTGTGGGGTTGGAAGGGCTTCCACTGGGGCTTTGGTGCCGCGGCATTGATGATGGCCATCGGCTTGATCCAGTACATCTTGATGCGTAAGCAAACCATCAAAGATGCCGGCCACGAGGTTGCTAACCCGCTTCCCAAGAGCAAGTACCTGCCGGTGTTTATCGGCGCAGCCGTAGTGATTCTCGGCTTTGTCATGCTTTTTGTTAGCGGCGTGCTGCATGTAAACCAGCTCTCTAACATCACGGCCTTGATCGCGCTGTTGATTGCCGTTGGCCTCTGGGTAGAGATGTACCGCTCTGATCTTGTCACTGCCGACGAACGCTCCAGGCTCATCGGTTTTATCCCGATGTTTATTGCCGGCGTCTTGTTCTTCTCCATCTTCCAGCAGCAATTCACCGTGCTCGCCGTCTATTCCGACCAACGCCTCAACCGCAATCTCTTCGGCTGGGAAGTGCCACCAGGCATGGTGCAGTCCATCAACCCGCTGTTCATTATCATCTTCGCCGGCGTCTTTGCCTCCATGTGGACCAAACTCGGCAATAGGCAGCCCACCTATGGCGTGAAGTTCGCTTTGGCGCTGATGGTATCCGGTCTGACCATGCTCATCTTCTTGCCCTTTGCAGGCGGAGAAGCCAACTCCACGCCTTTCTGGGTGCTGGCACTAATCCTCTTCCTGCTCACCATGGCAGAGCTGCTGCTAAGCCCCGTGGGTAACTCCATGGCAACCCGCCTTGCACCGGCAGCATTCCCCACGCGCATGTTCGCCTTGTGGATGCTCAGCGTGAGCCTTGGTACCGCACTGTCTGGTTCGCTGGCGGCCTTCTACGATCCCAATGATGCCGGAGCAGAGCGCGCATACTTCATGGCGCTGTGTGCCGGTGCCGCAGGCGTGGGCTTGATCATGTTCCTCATGCGCGGCTGGATCAACCGCAAGTTCATCGACGTGCACTAG
- a CDS encoding M24 family metallopeptidase has translation MFEGFSLETFRSRIDAAKQAAAKAGLDGVLITPGPDFEYLLDSKMHTHERFAGLVLGERDFIFAPGVDVADLKRSKAGALGIEIRGWNDGEDPYSFVPAGKLAVSAAMTADHLIELQSRGVEAFNATKVLAETFVKKDDAEIRELTRAAEAIDAVHRKVPELLRAGVTEREVADKLRELILEEHVVVDFIIVGSGPHGADPHHDFSDRVIEEGDIVVVDIGGTLDSGYHSDCTRNYVVGEPTDEQQATYDVLQQAQEAGLAFAKPGVRAGEVDQVVRDIIEDAGYGEFFIHRTGHGIGLSCHEEPFIIAGNDVVLREGMAFSIEPGVYFPGQWGARVEDIVILEADGARPINLTPHELQRV, from the coding sequence ATGTTTGAAGGATTTTCATTAGAGACGTTTCGTTCCCGCATCGATGCAGCCAAACAAGCGGCTGCAAAGGCTGGGTTGGACGGTGTCCTGATTACTCCTGGTCCTGACTTTGAGTACCTGTTGGATTCCAAGATGCATACGCATGAGCGCTTCGCCGGCCTCGTGCTGGGCGAACGCGACTTCATTTTTGCCCCTGGCGTAGACGTAGCCGATTTGAAAAGGTCCAAAGCAGGCGCGCTCGGGATCGAGATCCGCGGCTGGAATGACGGTGAGGATCCCTATAGCTTCGTGCCAGCAGGCAAACTGGCCGTGAGCGCAGCGATGACGGCCGATCACCTTATCGAGCTGCAAAGCCGCGGTGTGGAGGCCTTCAACGCCACGAAGGTGCTGGCAGAAACCTTTGTTAAAAAAGACGATGCCGAGATCCGGGAGCTCACCCGCGCAGCCGAAGCCATCGACGCGGTGCACCGTAAGGTTCCCGAACTCTTGCGCGCTGGTGTGACCGAGCGCGAGGTTGCCGATAAGCTGCGCGAGCTCATCCTTGAAGAGCACGTGGTGGTGGACTTCATCATCGTTGGCTCTGGTCCCCACGGCGCCGATCCGCACCACGACTTCTCTGATCGAGTGATTGAGGAAGGCGACATCGTGGTGGTCGACATTGGCGGCACCTTGGATTCTGGCTACCACTCCGATTGCACCCGCAACTATGTGGTGGGTGAACCCACTGATGAGCAGCAAGCAACCTACGACGTGCTGCAACAGGCACAGGAGGCAGGCCTGGCCTTTGCCAAGCCCGGCGTGCGCGCCGGCGAGGTGGACCAGGTGGTCCGAGACATCATCGAGGATGCTGGTTATGGCGAATTTTTCATCCACCGCACCGGCCACGGGATCGGGCTTTCTTGCCACGAAGAGCCCTTCATCATTGCTGGCAATGATGTGGTGTTACGCGAAGGCATGGCCTTTTCCATCGAACCCGGTGTGTACTTCCCTGGCCAATGGGGTGCCCGTGTAGAAGACATCGTGATCCTTGAAGCCGATGGCGCTCGTCCAATTAACCTCACACCACACGAGCTGCAAAGAGTTTAA
- a CDS encoding PFL family protein, whose product MTTLHSSSNILDTIEMIEQYRLDIRTVTMGISLLDCVRGSMEATCEAVEAKITRLAARLVPECEAIERELGIPIVNKRISVTPIALIAAAHEESPVPLAHALDRAAKKVGVNFVGGYSALVEKGMTQGDRRLIASIPEALSQTDVVCSSVNVGSSRAGINMDAVRELGLVIKEAAELTKDRDAIACAKLVVFANSVGDNPFMAGAFHGVEEPDCVVSVGVSGPGVVDRALGSLEGASLNEVAEEIKKAAFKITRAGQLVGNMASERLGVPFGIVDLSLAPTAELGDSVAHILEHMGLDQAGTHGTTAALALLNDAVKKGGMMACSRIGGLSGSFIPVSEDKGMIDAVRAGNISLDKLEAMTAICSVGLDMVAIPGDTTAAQISGMIADEAAIGVMNHKTTAVRVIPVPGTNPGDEVNFGGLLGYAPVIPVSKVGNEEFIARGGFIPAPVHGFRN is encoded by the coding sequence ATGACCACCTTGCACTCCTCTTCCAATATCCTCGACACCATCGAGATGATCGAGCAATACCGCCTCGATATCCGCACAGTGACCATGGGCATCTCCTTGCTCGATTGCGTCCGAGGTTCCATGGAGGCCACCTGTGAGGCAGTAGAAGCAAAGATCACCCGCCTGGCTGCACGCCTGGTTCCCGAGTGCGAGGCAATTGAACGCGAACTCGGCATCCCGATCGTGAATAAGCGCATCTCCGTCACCCCAATCGCGCTGATCGCTGCCGCACACGAAGAATCCCCGGTTCCGCTGGCACATGCCCTCGACCGCGCCGCCAAGAAGGTAGGCGTGAACTTCGTGGGTGGCTATTCCGCGCTCGTAGAAAAGGGCATGACCCAGGGCGATCGCCGGCTGATTGCTTCTATCCCCGAAGCCTTGAGCCAGACCGATGTGGTGTGCTCTTCGGTCAACGTTGGTTCTTCTCGCGCAGGCATCAATATGGACGCCGTGCGCGAGCTCGGGCTCGTGATTAAGGAAGCTGCTGAGCTCACCAAGGACCGCGACGCCATCGCCTGCGCCAAGCTGGTGGTTTTTGCTAACTCCGTTGGCGATAACCCCTTTATGGCCGGTGCCTTCCACGGCGTAGAAGAGCCCGATTGCGTGGTAAGCGTGGGCGTTTCCGGCCCCGGCGTGGTCGATCGCGCACTCGGTTCCTTAGAAGGTGCAAGCCTCAACGAGGTGGCCGAGGAGATTAAGAAGGCCGCTTTTAAGATCACCCGCGCAGGCCAGCTCGTTGGCAATATGGCCTCTGAGCGTTTAGGGGTGCCTTTTGGCATCGTGGATCTCTCCCTCGCCCCCACTGCAGAGTTGGGCGACTCGGTAGCTCATATCCTCGAGCACATGGGCCTTGACCAAGCCGGGACCCACGGCACCACCGCTGCCCTGGCGTTGCTCAACGACGCAGTGAAAAAGGGCGGCATGATGGCGTGTTCGCGCATCGGTGGCCTGTCTGGCTCCTTTATTCCCGTGTCTGAAGATAAGGGCATGATCGACGCAGTTCGCGCCGGCAATATCTCTTTGGACAAGCTCGAAGCCATGACCGCGATTTGTTCTGTGGGCCTGGACATGGTGGCCATTCCAGGTGATACCACCGCCGCTCAGATTTCAGGCATGATCGCCGACGAAGCGGCAATCGGTGTGATGAACCATAAAACGACCGCGGTGCGCGTGATTCCTGTGCCCGGCACCAACCCTGGCGACGAGGTAAACTTCGGCGGCCTGCTCGGCTACGCACCGGTGATTCCCGTATCCAAGGTCGGCAACGAGGAATTCATTGCCCGCGGCGGCTTCATCCCCGCCCCGGTTCACGGTTTCAGAAATTAG
- a CDS encoding ACT domain-containing protein — MFAIISVTGKDHTGIIAAVSAACAELEVNINNVSQTIMDGYFTMILHVSFDEEATSIDAIQERMHQVEEQEALVIRIQSQAIFDAMNTI, encoded by the coding sequence ATGTTTGCCATCATTTCTGTTACCGGTAAGGATCACACCGGCATTATCGCAGCGGTCTCAGCGGCCTGTGCTGAGCTGGAAGTAAATATTAATAACGTCTCTCAGACCATCATGGATGGTTACTTCACCATGATCCTGCACGTGTCTTTCGACGAGGAAGCCACCAGCATCGACGCCATCCAGGAGCGGATGCACCAGGTAGAAGAGCAAGAGGCGCTGGTGATTCGCATCCAGTCGCAGGCCATCTTCGACGCAATGAACACCATCTAG
- a CDS encoding glutamine amidotransferase has translation MLNVLLVSVRTGEDVIQAEYEDILDTTGLDPQQITHQIIDDPEDSIDLSVKDFDGIIVGGSPLNVTNEEYTPWQHTVHRELRSLIHSDIPTLFICYGNSFVTDATGGVVRRNFPEQAGPSMVEISQAGQRDPLLAGLPTSFYALSGHTESAEELPGDVTLLASGPHCPIQAIRANATTWATQFHPELTPEGFVKRIGFYKDYGYFNAAEFEQVADRARKVDTQAANQIMRNFLDICTAHRS, from the coding sequence ATGCTCAATGTGCTGCTAGTTTCTGTTCGCACCGGCGAAGACGTGATCCAGGCCGAATACGAGGACATCCTCGACACCACCGGCTTGGATCCCCAGCAGATCACCCACCAAATTATTGACGATCCAGAAGACTCGATCGATCTTTCCGTCAAGGACTTCGATGGCATCATCGTTGGTGGCAGCCCGCTGAACGTCACCAACGAGGAATACACCCCCTGGCAGCACACCGTGCACCGTGAGCTTCGATCCCTGATTCACAGCGATATTCCAACGCTGTTCATCTGCTACGGCAACTCCTTTGTCACCGACGCCACCGGCGGCGTGGTGCGTAGAAACTTCCCCGAACAAGCAGGACCTAGCATGGTCGAAATCAGCCAGGCCGGCCAGCGCGATCCCCTGCTTGCAGGCCTACCCACATCCTTTTATGCCCTAAGCGGACACACCGAAAGCGCAGAAGAGCTACCTGGAGACGTCACCTTGCTCGCCAGCGGCCCGCACTGCCCTATTCAGGCCATCCGCGCCAATGCCACCACGTGGGCTACGCAGTTTCACCCAGAACTCACCCCAGAAGGCTTTGTTAAGCGCATCGGGTTTTATAAAGACTACGGCTACTTCAACGCCGCCGAGTTCGAACAGGTAGCCGATCGCGCCCGCAAGGTGGATACTCAAGCTGCCAACCAAATCATGCGCAACTTCCTCGATATTTGCACAGCTCATCGCAGCTAA
- a CDS encoding TetR/AcrR family transcriptional regulator: protein MPVVSNAELSSRRQEILEGARRCFAEHGYEGATVRRLEEAVGKSRGAIFHHFGDKEHLFLALAREDATRMAEVVAQHGLVDVMRDMLAHPERYDWFFTRLEITTMLRTDPAFRTRWQEHQSVLDKAVRERLEHNAALGRMRDDVPIDVLHLYLETVLDGFISRLAAGEKQERLESMLDLVEESIRLNTACNP from the coding sequence ATGCCTGTGGTTAGCAACGCCGAACTGAGCTCGCGCCGCCAAGAAATTCTCGAAGGTGCCAGGCGCTGCTTTGCCGAACACGGCTACGAAGGCGCTACCGTGCGTCGTCTCGAAGAAGCCGTAGGCAAATCCCGTGGGGCTATCTTCCACCACTTTGGCGACAAAGAACACCTCTTTTTAGCCCTGGCACGCGAAGATGCAACCCGCATGGCGGAAGTAGTAGCCCAGCACGGTCTGGTAGACGTCATGCGCGACATGCTCGCCCACCCAGAGCGCTATGACTGGTTTTTCACCCGTCTAGAGATCACCACCATGCTTCGCACTGACCCAGCATTTCGCACTCGCTGGCAAGAGCACCAAAGCGTTCTGGACAAAGCGGTTCGCGAAAGGCTCGAGCACAATGCCGCCCTTGGGCGCATGCGTGATGATGTGCCAATCGATGTGCTTCACCTGTACTTAGAGACCGTGCTCGACGGGTTTATTTCTCGCCTTGCCGCAGGTGAGAAGCAAGAACGCCTAGAGAGCATGCTCGATTTGGTTGAAGAGTCGATCCGCTTAAACACCGCCTGCAACCCTTAA
- the acnA gene encoding aconitate hydratase AcnA, with amino-acid sequence MTESKNSFNAKQKLEVGDKSYDYFALNAVDGLEKLPYSLKVLAENLLRTEDGANITTEHIEALAQWDPSAEPNVEIQFTPARVLMQDFTGVPCVVDLATMREAVKTLGGDPDQVNPLNPAEMVIDHSVIVEAFGSSDALEKNVEIEYERNEERYQFLRWGAENFSNFRVVPPGTGIVHQVNIEYLARVVFDNNGLAYPDTCIGTDSHTTMENGLGILGWGVGGIEAEAAMLGQPVSMLIPKVVGFKLTGEIPVGVTATDVVLTITEMLREHGVVQKFVEFYGNGVKSIPLANRATIGNMSPEFGSTCAIFPIDEETTKYMHLTGRPEEQIKLVEAYAKAQGMWLEQDAPEAKYSEYLELDLSTVVPSIAGPKRPQDRILLSEAKEQFRKDLPTYADGEICEEDEGLQAVRMGSEGEDQNGDEENLAPSFNSSREGHGETLATNAKGRQSKPVTVQSPNGGEFTIDHGMVAIASITSCTNTSNPSVMIGAGLIARKAAEKGLKAKPWVKTICAPGSQVVDGYYQRADLWKDLEALGFYLSGFGCTTCIGNSGPLPQEISDAINEHDLAATAVLSGNRNFEGRISPDVKMNYLASPIMVIAYAIAGTMDFDFENEALGQDQDGNDVFLKDIWPSTEEIEKTIAEAISRELYEADYADVFKGDEQWQNLDIPTGKTFEWDEESTYIRKAPYFDGMEVEPKPVEDIKGARVLAKLGDSVTTDHISPASSIKPGTPAAQYLDANGVERNDYNSLGSRRGNHEVMMRGTFANIRLQNQLVDVAGGYTLDFTKEDAPQSFIFDACENYKAAGTPLVVLAGKEYGTGSSRDWAAKGTNLLGVKAVITESFERIHRSNLIGMGVIPLQFPEGESHESLGLDGHETFDITGIEELNEGTTPKTVHVTATKESGETVEFDAVVRIDTPGEAAYYRHGGILQYVLRQMIKG; translated from the coding sequence GTGACTGAAAGCAAGAACTCCTTCAACGCCAAGCAAAAGCTTGAGGTTGGCGATAAGTCCTATGACTACTTCGCCCTCAATGCTGTTGATGGCCTGGAGAAGCTGCCGTACTCCCTGAAGGTTCTCGCCGAGAACCTTCTGCGCACCGAGGACGGCGCCAACATTACAACCGAGCACATCGAGGCGCTTGCACAGTGGGATCCCTCGGCTGAGCCGAATGTGGAAATTCAGTTCACTCCCGCGCGTGTGCTCATGCAGGACTTCACCGGCGTGCCCTGCGTGGTCGACCTTGCCACCATGCGCGAGGCCGTGAAGACCTTGGGCGGCGACCCCGATCAGGTCAACCCCCTCAACCCCGCCGAAATGGTGATCGACCACTCCGTGATCGTCGAAGCCTTCGGCTCCTCCGACGCTTTGGAAAAGAACGTCGAGATTGAATACGAGCGCAATGAAGAGCGCTACCAGTTCCTGCGTTGGGGCGCAGAGAACTTCTCCAACTTCCGTGTGGTTCCCCCCGGAACCGGCATCGTGCACCAGGTAAACATCGAGTACCTGGCACGCGTGGTCTTCGACAACAACGGCCTTGCCTACCCCGATACCTGTATCGGCACCGACTCCCACACCACCATGGAAAACGGCCTGGGCATCCTCGGCTGGGGCGTTGGCGGCATCGAGGCAGAGGCTGCCATGCTCGGCCAGCCTGTGTCCATGCTGATTCCTAAGGTTGTTGGCTTCAAGCTCACCGGCGAAATCCCGGTCGGCGTGACCGCTACCGACGTGGTACTCACCATCACCGAGATGCTGCGCGAGCACGGCGTGGTGCAAAAGTTTGTTGAGTTCTACGGCAATGGCGTGAAGTCCATTCCGCTGGCAAACCGCGCCACCATCGGCAACATGAGCCCCGAGTTCGGCTCCACCTGTGCGATCTTCCCGATCGACGAAGAGACCACCAAGTACATGCACCTCACCGGCCGCCCCGAAGAGCAGATCAAGCTCGTCGAGGCCTATGCCAAGGCACAAGGCATGTGGCTTGAGCAGGACGCTCCCGAGGCGAAGTACTCCGAATACCTCGAGCTGGACCTTTCCACCGTGGTTCCCTCCATTGCAGGCCCCAAGCGCCCCCAAGACCGCATCCTGCTGTCTGAGGCTAAGGAGCAGTTCCGCAAGGATCTGCCCACCTACGCCGATGGCGAAATCTGCGAGGAAGACGAAGGCCTCCAGGCTGTACGCATGGGCTCCGAGGGCGAGGACCAAAACGGTGACGAAGAAAACCTCGCACCGAGCTTCAACTCCTCCCGCGAGGGCCACGGCGAGACCCTGGCTACTAACGCCAAGGGCCGCCAGTCCAAGCCGGTTACTGTGCAGTCGCCTAATGGTGGCGAGTTCACCATCGACCACGGCATGGTTGCCATCGCTTCGATCACCTCTTGTACCAACACCTCGAACCCCTCGGTGATGATTGGTGCAGGCCTGATTGCCCGCAAGGCCGCCGAGAAGGGCCTGAAGGCAAAGCCATGGGTGAAGACCATCTGTGCTCCTGGCTCCCAGGTTGTTGATGGCTACTACCAGCGTGCAGACCTCTGGAAGGATCTTGAGGCTCTCGGCTTCTACCTCTCCGGCTTCGGCTGCACCACCTGTATTGGTAACTCCGGTCCCCTCCCGCAGGAGATCTCGGATGCCATCAACGAGCACGATCTGGCCGCAACCGCAGTGCTGTCGGGTAACCGTAACTTCGAGGGTCGTATCTCCCCGGATGTGAAGATGAACTATCTTGCATCCCCGATCATGGTCATCGCCTACGCCATCGCAGGCACCATGGACTTCGACTTCGAAAACGAAGCACTTGGCCAGGATCAGGATGGCAACGATGTCTTCTTGAAGGACATCTGGCCTTCCACCGAGGAGATCGAAAAGACCATCGCAGAGGCCATCTCCCGCGAGCTCTACGAGGCTGACTACGCCGACGTATTCAAGGGCGATGAGCAGTGGCAGAACCTCGACATCCCCACCGGCAAGACCTTCGAGTGGGATGAGGAATCCACCTACATCCGCAAGGCTCCTTACTTCGATGGCATGGAAGTAGAGCCCAAGCCGGTAGAGGACATCAAGGGCGCACGCGTGCTGGCTAAGCTGGGCGACTCGGTCACCACCGACCACATCTCCCCCGCTTCTTCCATCAAGCCCGGCACCCCGGCTGCTCAGTACCTCGACGCCAACGGTGTGGAGCGCAACGATTACAACTCGCTGGGTTCCCGTCGTGGTAACCACGAGGTGATGATGCGTGGCACCTTCGCCAACATCCGTCTGCAAAACCAGCTTGTCGACGTCGCAGGTGGCTACACCTTGGACTTCACCAAGGAAGACGCACCGCAGTCCTTCATCTTCGACGCTTGCGAAAACTACAAGGCTGCCGGCACCCCGCTGGTGGTACTCGCAGGCAAGGAGTACGGCACCGGTTCCTCCCGTGACTGGGCAGCAAAGGGCACCAACCTGCTCGGCGTGAAGGCCGTCATCACCGAGAGCTTCGAGCGTATTCACCGCTCCAACCTCATCGGCATGGGCGTGATCCCGCTGCAGTTCCCTGAAGGCGAGTCCCACGAGTCGCTCGGCCTTGATGGCCACGAGACCTTCGATATCACCGGTATCGAGGAGCTCAACGAGGGCACCACTCCGAAGACTGTTCACGTGACTGCCACCAAGGAGTCGGGTGAAACCGTCGAATTCGATGCAGTGGTTCGCATCGACACCCCCGGTGAAGCTGCGTACTACCGCCACGGCGGCATCTTGCAGTACGTGCTACGCCAGATGATCAAGGGCTAA